In Beutenbergia cavernae DSM 12333, the DNA window AGACGAGGACGACGCCGTCCGCCTCGCGAACGCCACGGAGTACGGCCTCGTCGCCTACGCCTACACGCGCGACGTCTCGCGGGCGCTGCGGCTGGCCGAGCGGATCGAGACCGGGATGCTCGGGATCAACGCCGGGGTGATCTCCGACGCCGCGGCGCCGTTCGGCGGGGTGAAGCAGTCGGGGATCGGGCGGGAGGGCGGCTCGGTCGGGATCGAGGAGTACCTCGAGACGACGTATGTCGGGATCGCCGACCCGTTCGGCCCTTGACCTTCGCGAGAGGAAGTCTGCGCCACCGCGAGAGGAAGTCTGCGCGACCGCGAGAGGAAGTCTGCGCGACCGCGAGAGGAAGTCTGCGCGACCGCGAGAGGAAGTCTGCGCGACCGCGAGAGGAAGTCTGCGCCACCGCGAGAGGAAGTCTGCGGCAGGCGCTCCGGATCGGCCCGGGTCACCCATGGCGTGTGATGCGGGAGACCACGAGCGGCGGTTCACTGGACTCGCAGCGGGGTGTCCCGTCCCAGCCAGGAGGAGCAAACCATGTCGATCGGTCCGGTCGAGTACGTTCTCATCGCGTTCCCCGGCAACCAGTTCAAGGGCGAGATCGTCCCGGCTCTCGCCGACCTCATCGACGCCGGGACCGTGCGCATCATCGACCTCGTGTTCCTCAAGAAGGACGCCGACGGGACGGTGACGACGTTCGAGTACGACGGGCTCGAGGACTCCGCAGCGTTCGCCGAGCTCCCCGGCGAGGCCGGCGGCTTCCTCGGCGAGGAGGACATCGCCGCAGCCGGTGACGCCCTCGAGCCGGACTTCTCCGCCGCCCTGCTCGTGTGGGAGGACGTGTGGGCAGCGCCGCTCGCCGAAGCCATCCGCGGCGCCGGTGGCGTCATCATCGGCGGCGAGCGCGTCCCGCACGAGATCGTGGAGGCCGCGCTCGAGGAGTTCGCGGCCCAGTCCTGACCGCCCCGTACGACGAGACAGAGGAGAACACCATGCTCAGACGAGGGATTGGCCGTCCGATCGGCCGCGGACTCGTCGGGACGATGGCGCGTACCGCCGTCATCGCCGGCACGGCGACGGCCGTGTCCGGGGGCGTCGCGCGGCGCCAGGCGGGCCGCGCCCAGCAGGCGCAGCAGGCGCAGGCGTACGAGCAGGAGCAGCAGCAGGAGGCGATGGAGGCCCAGGCGCAGCAGGCGGCGGCCCAGCAGGCCTACGCCGCGCCACCGCCCCCGCCCGCAGGCGGCACCGACGTCGTCAGCCAGCTCACCCAACTGGCCGCCCTCCGTGATCAGGGGGTGCTCACGGAGGCGGAGTTCGAGGCGCAGAAGGCCAGGATCCTCGCCTCCTGACCTTCGCGAGAGGAAGTTTGCGCGTTCGCGAGAGGAACTCTGCGGCACCGCGAGAGGAACCCTGCACAGGGGCCGCTCCCGGACCGCGAACATCCTCTCGCGGATGCGCAAACTTCCTCTCGCGAAGGGTGGCCTCATGTGAGCTCGACGTCGATCCGCCGGGCGCCGGGTCCCTCCTGGCCGAGCTCGTCGGCGCGGTTGGCGAGGGCGCAGCTGCCGAGCGAGAGGCAGCCGCAGCCGATGCAGTCGGTGAGGTCGTCGCGCAGCCGCTGGAGCTGCTCGATGCGTGCGTCCAGGTCCGATCGCCAGTGCCGCGACAGTCGCTCCCAGTCGCGCTTCGTCGGTGCGCGGTCCTCCGGGAGGTCCGCGAGAGCTTCGGCGATGCGGGCGAGCGAGAGGCCGACGCGCTGCGAGATGCGGATGAACGCCACGCGCCGCAGGGTGGACCGGTGGTAGCGCCGCTGGTTCCCCGCGGTGCGCTCGGCGTGGATGAGGCCTCGGGACTCGTAGAAGTGCAGGGCGGAGACGGCGACGCCGGAGCGCCGCGACAGCTCACCGACACTGATGTCGTGGTGCCGCAGCTCCCGGTGGCGCGCGACGGCGTCGTCCTCCGGCACGTCCGTCCCCTCCCACGTCTCGCGGCAGGGCGGACCTTGTCCGTCCGGCCCTCGGACCGCCTTGACCTCAACCTCGGTCGAGGTCCCAGAGTAGCGAGGTGACCCGGACGACCGAACCGCTCGGCGACGCTGTCGCCCCACCTCCCGCCGAGACCGCCCCGCGACCCGAGATCCCGCACCGGGTGGTGCTGGCCGGCATGGTCGCGCTCATCAGCCTCGCCGCGTTCGAGGCGCTGGGCACGACGACGGCGATGCCCGCCGTCGCCGCCGCGCTCGACGGTCTCGGGATGTACGCCGTCGCGTTCGCGACGTCGCTCGCCACGAGCATCGTCGGGATGACGCTCGCCGGCGGATGGGCCGACCGGCGCGGCCCGAACCCACCGCTGATCGCCGGCGTCACGACGTTCGTGGCCGGCCTCGTCGTCGCCGGCTCGGCGCACCAGATGGTGGTCGTGGTCGCCGGGCGCGCCCTGCAGGGGATCGGCACGGGCCTGTTCATCGTGGCGCTGTACGTGCTGGTCGCGCGGGTGTTCGCCCCGGAGCAGCGCCCCAAGGTCTTCGCGGCGTTCGCGGCCGCCTGGGTGGTGCCGTCGATCGTGGGGCCGGCGCTGGCGGGGCTCGTCGTCGACCACATCGGCTGGCGCTGGGTGTTCCTCGGAGCCGCGGTGCTCGTGGTGCCGACCCTCGCGCTGCTCGCGCCTGGCCTGCGTGCGGCGTCGCGCGGATCGCAGGATGCGGCCGACGACGCCGCAGCGCCCGGCGACGCGCTGGCCGCCACGCGCCGGGTGTGGTGGGCGGTGGGCGTCGCGGCCGGTCTGGCCGTCACGAACCTCGCCGGCGCGCGCATCGCGGGCGACGGCCCGGCGGGCCACGGCGACGCCGAGCTCCCCGCGGCCGGCGGGCTGGACGTCGCGCCGCTCGACGTGGTCCTGGCCGTCGTCGGGCTCGTCGTGGTGCTCGTGTGCGCCGTCCCGCTCGTCCCGCGGGGGACGCTCCGCGCCGCGCCGGGCCTGCCGAGTGTGATGGTGACCCGGGCGAGCGCGAGCGGCGCGTTCTCCGGCACCGAGGCGTTCCTCCCGCTCCTGCTCATCACCCAGCGCGGTCTGACGCCGGCGCTGGCGGGCATCATCCTCACGGTCGGCGGCGTGTCGTGGTCGACGGCGGCGTGGTTGCGCGGGCGGGACCGGCTCTCGTCGCGGGACTGCCTCCGCTACGGCGGCCTCTCGATCGCCGTCGGCATCGGCGTCGCGGGACTGTTGCTCGTGCCGGCGATCCCGGTGGCCGTCGGCATGGTGGGCTGGGCGCTCGTCGGCTTCGGGATGGGACTTGCGCACCCGACGACGTCGCTGCGCACCCTGGAGCTGTCGCCCGTGGCGGATCAGGGTCGCAACAGCGCGGCCGTGCAGGTCAGCGACGCCCTCGGAGGGGCGCTCCTGCTCACGACCGTCGGGACGGCGACGACGGCGCTGCTCGGCGTGATCGGCTCCGGTGCGTTCGTGCTCGCGATGGCGGCGAGCGGGCTGCTCGGTGTGGCCGTCGCGGTGCTGGCCACCCGCGCCGGTGGGGTGCCCTCGCCTGCCGCCCGGACATTGGACGCTTCCGCGAGCCACTGAGCTTCGGCCCCGGCCCGGTCGGGGGCGCCGGCGCCCCTTGGCGCCGAACCTCGCACTTCGCGTCGAACCTCGCACCCCAGGGTGCGAGGTTCGACGCGAAGGACGAGGTTCGGCGTGGGGTGGGCGGGGCGAGGGGTGGGCGGGCGCTCGCAGGGGTCGGCGCGGGGTGGCGTGGCGGGTTGTCCCCAGGTCGGCCGATCGGTGCTCGCGGCGGCAGTCATCCACACGCCCGCAGTCCCTGGCGGGCCTGGGGCTGCACGCTCCACGGGTGGCAACCGTCCTGACGTCCGGCGCCCGCGCGGTGACCCCGCCCGTGCCGCGCACGCTTCCCGCGCTCGTCCGACCGGGTGAGCTGGCGCGACCGGCGCTCCGCTCCGAGGTGGCGGCGGGGCGCCTCGCAGCCGTCGGCCGCTCCGCCTGCGTCGTCGTCGATCCGCAGCTGCCCGTGTGGCAACGCCGTGAGCGCCTCCACCTCGCGCGAGTGCGGGCCGACCACGAGGCCCTGACGGGCGAGCACCACTTCGCGAGGGAGTCGGCAGCGCTCCTGTACGGGTGGCCCGTCTGGCGCTGTCCCGATGCTCCGATCATCCTCCGAACCTCGTCCCCCGGAGCCCGGGCCGCCTCGGGGCGCCGGTGGAGCTACGCGGCCCTCGACGTCGACGACGGCTTCGTCCACACCGCGCGGTGCGAGCATCCCGACTGCGAGGGCCACGACCTCCCGGTGACGGCTCGCGCGCGTACGGCCGCGGACTGCGCCCGCCTCCTCCGCCCTCTGGATGCGCTCGTCGTCGTGGACGGGGCGCTGCGCGACGGCGTCCAGGCGAACGACCTCCTCGCACGCGTGGCGGCGATGCGCGGAGCCCGCGGCGTCCGGCAGGCGCGAGCCCTCATACCGTTCGCGGACGCCCTCGCCGAGAGCGCCGGAGAGAGCTGGGTGCGCTGGCTCGCCGTCGCCCACGGGCTTCCCCGCCCCCACCTCCAGCAGCCCGTCGACACCGCGACCGGGACGTTCTGGTTGGACGGGTACTGGCCGCAGGTGCGCGTCGGGTGGGAGTACGACGGCCTCGCCAAGTACGGCAGCTCCGAGGATGCGGTCCGGCGGTCGCTCCTCGCCGAGAAGAGACGGAGCGTGGCCGTCGGCGACGCTCGGATCACGCTCCTGCACTTCGACACGACCGACGTCGCGGCCCCCCGGCGCGCCGTCGAGCGCCTGCGCGCGGCGATCCCGAGCGAGCACTGGGGACCGCCGATCCCGGCGCTCGGCCCCATGCGGGCCCACTGACCGCGCCGAACCTCGCACTTCACGTCGAACCTCGCACCCTGGGGTACGAGGTTCGACGTGGAGTGCGAGGTTCGCCGAGAGAGGCTGCTGGAGTGAGGGACGGGCGTGGTGGTGGGGTGCGGGCTGGGGGCGGGCGCGGCCCGGGGGTGCGGCGTGCGGCGGGCGCGGGGGCGCGGTGATGCGGTGCGGGTGCAGGCCCGCGGCGGAAGGAGCAGTCAGGCCGGCTGGGGCGGGTCCTCGCCGACCAGCCCGTCGATCGCCTCGCGGAACAGGTCCGCGTGGCCGACGTGCCGGGCGTACTCCTCGTGCATGTCGACGAGGTAGCGCCGCACGTTCGGCGGCTCACCGCCGGACATGGTGAACTTCCAGCGCGCGTCCAGCCCGCCGTCGGCCACCACCGCCGCGAGCGCGGTGCGCGCACCGGCAACGGCCCCGTGCCACAGCGCGTACAGCTCCTCGGGCGAGTCGTCGGCGGCGCTCTCCCAGTCCCAACCGGGGTTCGCGTCCCAGTCGACGCTCTCCCACGGCTCGCCCGGCGAGCGTCCCGTGAGCGCCTCCGCCGCGTGGAGCGACTCGATGAAGGCGAGGTGCTTGAGCAGCCCGCCGAGCGTCATCGTCGACGGCGGGAAGGGTCGCCGGAGCGCGGCGGCGTCGAGCCCGCCGGTCTTCCACGCGAACTGCGCCCGTGTGCGGTCCAGCCCGAAGACGAGCGTCTCCGTCTCCCCGGCGGTCAGCTCTGGCTCGTGGATCCGCGTGTCGTCAGTGGTTCCGGCCGCCGCAGCGCCGGAGGTCGCCTCGTGCGTCATGGTCGTCGTCCCTTCGCTCGTTCCCGCTCGGATGGTGCGGTGGCGACGCTAGGACCACTTCCGGACGATGCACGTCCGGAAAGGACGGCGGCCGCGCGGGACCGGACGAACCCGACGCCCGACGGCCCGGGGGCCCCGACTCTCGCGGTCTTCAGATGATCTTCGGGAACATGGCGAGCAGCACGATGCCGGCGACAGCGAGCGTCCCGGCCCCGATCAGCAGCGCCCACCGGGTCCCGGGCGCGCGGGGTCGCTCCGCGATCGCGGCGAAGAAGAGCACGAGCGCGAAGAGGACGGTGAGCAGCGTGTAGTCGTCGCCGCGCTGGTTGTTGCGCAGGGCCTCGTCGAAGAGCCCGTCCGCCCGTTCGTCAGCTGCCGCGGCTTCCGCCTCGCCCGGGGGGACGTACTCCTCGAGCGCGAACGGGCTCGGCGCGGCGTCCGGGTTCTGCAGCGGCCGCTCGGCGATCCACAGGTCGAACGCCTCGGCGAAGTGGGGGGTGAACCGGGACTCGACGAACTCGAGGAGCTGGGTGTCGTCCTGGGCGTACGCCTCGAGCCAGAGGCTGAAGGTCTGGAGGTCCACGTCGCGGGCGGCGTTGGCGTCGTCGGCGTACCTCGCGGCCTCGATGCGGGCCGTGGAGGCACGCGAGAACGCGATGGACATCTCGCCGCCCCACTTGCTCGACTCGAACCCGCTCCAGGCGGTCAGCACCGCGGTGACGGCGAGCAGGACGACGGCGACGACGTCCCGGACGCGCGCCCACCGGTCGGGCGTCTCCGGGAGGGCGTCAGGGCGGGCACTGGCGGCGCGTCGGAGTCGTCCCACGCGCGACACGCTAGAGGCGGCCCGCGAGGTACGCGCGCGCAGCGCTGCCCGAGGAGCAGATTCTCGCCTCGGGCTCGTGGTCGGGAGGTCCGGGGTCGTGCCCTCCCGACGCCGCGGATTAGGGTTGCTACCGGACGATGTACGTCCGAAAGGGGTCCGGTCATGCGAGGCGAGACGAGCCCCACGGCGCGGGCGCTCCTGGCGCTCGAGCTCATCCAGGGCGAGCCGGGCACGACGGCGGAGCGGCTCGCCGGCCGCCTCGGCGTGTCGGAACGCGCGGCCCGGCGCTACGTCGGGATCCTGCGCGAGGCCGGGATCCCGGTGGTGTCGGAGCGGGGACGGTACGGCGGCTACCGGATCGGCCGCGGGTTCCGCCTCCCGCCCCTGACGTTCACCGACGCCGAGGCCCTCGGGCTCGTGATGGCTGTGCTCGACGGCCACCACGACGCCGCCGACCCCACCGATCCCGTCGGGAGCGCGCTGGGCAAGATCATGCGCGCGCTGCCCGAACCGGTGGCCGCCCACGCGGAGGCGGTGCGCCGCACGGCCTCCGCTGCGCCCGACCGCGCGGCGGCGAGGCCGGATCCGGGCACGACGACGGCGCTCGTCCAGGCGTGCTCCAGCCACCGCCGTATCGGCCTAGCGTACCGCTCCGAGGCGGGGTCGGAGTGGACCGTCGACGTGGAGCCGTGGGCAGTCGTCGTCCGCCACGGGCGCTGGTACCTGCTGTGCTGGTCGCTCCGTGCCGCCGCTCGCCGCGCCTACCGCGTGGACCGCGTGCTGGGCGTCACGCTCCTCGACGAGACGTTCGACGCCCCCGCGCCGTTCGATCCCGTCGCGCTGCTCGAGGAGCACCTGGCGGCGGGCTGGGAGTACGACGTCGACGTCGTCGTGGAGGCGTCGGCCGATGTCGTCCGTGCCTGCCTTCCGCGCCCGCTGGGTGCCGTCGAACCGCTC includes these proteins:
- a CDS encoding DUF6325 family protein; protein product: MSIGPVEYVLIAFPGNQFKGEIVPALADLIDAGTVRIIDLVFLKKDADGTVTTFEYDGLEDSAAFAELPGEAGGFLGEEDIAAAGDALEPDFSAALLVWEDVWAAPLAEAIRGAGGVIIGGERVPHEIVEAALEEFAAQS
- a CDS encoding SHOCT domain-containing protein — encoded protein: MLRRGIGRPIGRGLVGTMARTAVIAGTATAVSGGVARRQAGRAQQAQQAQAYEQEQQQEAMEAQAQQAAAQQAYAAPPPPPAGGTDVVSQLTQLAALRDQGVLTEAEFEAQKARILAS
- the soxR gene encoding redox-sensitive transcriptional activator SoxR, with the translated sequence MPEDDAVARHRELRHHDISVGELSRRSGVAVSALHFYESRGLIHAERTAGNQRRYHRSTLRRVAFIRISQRVGLSLARIAEALADLPEDRAPTKRDWERLSRHWRSDLDARIEQLQRLRDDLTDCIGCGCLSLGSCALANRADELGQEGPGARRIDVELT
- a CDS encoding MFS transporter, which translates into the protein MTRTTEPLGDAVAPPPAETAPRPEIPHRVVLAGMVALISLAAFEALGTTTAMPAVAAALDGLGMYAVAFATSLATSIVGMTLAGGWADRRGPNPPLIAGVTTFVAGLVVAGSAHQMVVVVAGRALQGIGTGLFIVALYVLVARVFAPEQRPKVFAAFAAAWVVPSIVGPALAGLVVDHIGWRWVFLGAAVLVVPTLALLAPGLRAASRGSQDAADDAAAPGDALAATRRVWWAVGVAAGLAVTNLAGARIAGDGPAGHGDAELPAAGGLDVAPLDVVLAVVGLVVVLVCAVPLVPRGTLRAAPGLPSVMVTRASASGAFSGTEAFLPLLLITQRGLTPALAGIILTVGGVSWSTAAWLRGRDRLSSRDCLRYGGLSIAVGIGVAGLLLVPAIPVAVGMVGWALVGFGMGLAHPTTSLRTLELSPVADQGRNSAAVQVSDALGGALLLTTVGTATTALLGVIGSGAFVLAMAASGLLGVAVAVLATRAGGVPSPAARTLDASASH
- a CDS encoding DUF664 domain-containing protein; translation: MTHEATSGAAAAGTTDDTRIHEPELTAGETETLVFGLDRTRAQFAWKTGGLDAAALRRPFPPSTMTLGGLLKHLAFIESLHAAEALTGRSPGEPWESVDWDANPGWDWESAADDSPEELYALWHGAVAGARTALAAVVADGGLDARWKFTMSGGEPPNVRRYLVDMHEEYARHVGHADLFREAIDGLVGEDPPQPA
- a CDS encoding helix-turn-helix transcriptional regulator, encoding MRGETSPTARALLALELIQGEPGTTAERLAGRLGVSERAARRYVGILREAGIPVVSERGRYGGYRIGRGFRLPPLTFTDAEALGLVMAVLDGHHDAADPTDPVGSALGKIMRALPEPVAAHAEAVRRTASAAPDRAAARPDPGTTTALVQACSSHRRIGLAYRSEAGSEWTVDVEPWAVVVRHGRWYLLCWSLRAAARRAYRVDRVLGVTLLDETFDAPAPFDPVALLEEHLAAGWEYDVDVVVEASADVVRACLPRPLGAVEPLGPDRSHVIGSTSNPVWCAEQLAVLPAPYRIVGGPELRSCARDLGERMVAASGPRVLRGGPAEA